One window from the genome of Cyprinus carpio isolate SPL01 chromosome B1, ASM1834038v1, whole genome shotgun sequence encodes:
- the LOC122136045 gene encoding glycine-rich protein DOT1-like, with the protein MEGGDRRGLEQEESSRTQAAAIIATHGGANVGRINGGERDYDSRGPTDTGGAGDGGDQGRDGELMSQGEGEDPEGQGRVDCSGDRGGGGDLEGPGEAGATEERGGAEGKEESDRARVTEGRGTAGGWSTTDKGGARGMRELGRASGLLGHSREEGARSHGGATELMGRGRVWNSEAGGRGKGLSSHTKDGD; encoded by the coding sequence atggagggaggagacaggaggggcttggagcaggaggagtcaAGCAGAACCCAGGCCGCAGCCATAATAGCGACCCACGGTGGAGCCAACGTAGGGAGGATCAATGGTGGAGAAAGAGATtacgactccagggggccgaccgaCACCGGTGGAGCAGGTGATGGAGGAGACCAAGGCAGAGACGGAGAGCTGATGAGCCAGGGTGaaggggaggatccggagggccaaggcagagTAGATTGCTCAGGCGACCGAGGTGGAGGCGGGGATCTGGAAGGCCCCGGTGAAGCTGGAGCAACTGAAGAACGAGGAGGAGCTGAAGGGAAGGAGGAGTCTGACAGAGCCAGAGTGACTGAGGGACGAGGCACAGCTGGAGGATGGTCGACGACAGACAAAGGCGGAGCCAGAGGGATGAGGGAGCTCGGCAGAGCCAGTGGACTGCTGGGCCACagcagagaggagggagctaggagccatggtggagccactGAGTTGATGGGCCGAGGCAGAGTCTGGAACTCTGAGGCTGGAGGCAGAGGCAAGGGACTCTCCAGCCACACCAAGGATGGAGACTGA